Proteins encoded by one window of Cannabis sativa cultivar Pink pepper isolate KNU-18-1 chromosome 4, ASM2916894v1, whole genome shotgun sequence:
- the LOC115712222 gene encoding tubulin alpha-3 chain, with protein sequence MRECISIHIGQAGIQVGNACWELYCLEHGIQPDGQMPSDKTVGGGDDAFNTFFSETGAGKHVPRAVFVDLEPTVIDEVRTGTYRQLFHPEQLISGKEDAANNFARGHYTIGKEIVDLCLDRIRKLADNCTGLQGFLVFNAVGGGTGSGLGSLLLERLSVDYGKKSKLGFTVYPSPQVSTSVVEPYNSVLSTHSLLEHTDVAVLLDNEAIYDICRRSLDIERPTYTNLNRLVSQVISSLTASLRFDGALNVDVTEFQTNLVPYPRIHFMLSSYAPVISAEKAYHEQLSVAEITNSAFEPSSMMAKCDPRHGKYMACCLMYRGDVVPKDVNAAVATIKTKRTIQFVDWCPTGFKCGINYQPPTVVPGGDLAKVQRAVCMISNSTSVAEVFSRIDHKFDLMYAKRAFVHWYVGEGMEEGEFSEAREDLAALEKDYEEVGAEADGGEDDDEGEEY encoded by the exons ATGAGAGAGTGCATCTCAATCCACATCGGTCAAGCCGGTATTCAGGTCGGAAATGCGTGCTGGGAGCTTTACTGTCTTGAGCATGGCATCCAG CCTGATGGACAAATGCCGAGTGACAAGACTGTGGGAGGAGGTGATGATGCATTTAACACCTTCTTTAGCGAGACTGGTGCTGGGAAGCATGTTCCTCGTGCCGTTTTTGTAGATTTGGAGCCCACTGTCATTGATGAAGTTAGGACTGGAACTTACCGCCAGCTCTTCCACCCTGAGCAGCTCATCAGCGGCAAGGAAGATGCTGCTAACAATTTTGCTCGTGGCCATTATACCA TTGGGAAAGAGATTGTTGATCTCTGCTTGGACCGCATCCGTAAGCTTGCTGACAACTGCACTGGTCTTCAAGGATTTCTGGTTTTCAATGCTGTAGGTGGTGGCACTGGTTCAGGTCTTGGATCCCTCTTGCTTGAGCGTCTCTCTGTGGACTATGGCAAGAAGTCCAAGCTTGGATTCACTGTCTACCCATCTCCACAGGTTTCAACCTCAGTGGTTGAGCCTTACAACAGTGTCCTATCCACCCACTCTCTTTTGGAACACACTGATGTTGCTGTGTTGCTTGACAACGAGGCTATCTATGATATCTGCAGGCGCTCCCTTGACATTGAGCGACCCACCTACACCAACCTTAACCGTCTGGTTTCTCAG GTTATATCATCTTTGACTGCTTCTCTGAGGTTTGATGGTGCCTTGAATGTTGATGTGACTGAATTCCAGACTAATTTGGTCCCATACCCTAGGATCCACTTTATGCTTTCATCATATGCTCCTGTTATCTCTGCTGAGAAGGCTTACCATGAGCAACTCTCTGTTGCAGAGATCACCAACAGTGCCTTTGAGCCTTCTTCCATGATGGCCAAGTGTGATCCTCGCCATGGGAAATACATGGCTTGCTGTCTGATGTACAGAGGAGATGTGGTGCCCAAGGATGTCAATGCAGCTGTGGCTACTATTAAGACCAAGCGCACCATCCAATTCGTTGACTGGTGTCCTACTGGATTCAAATGCGGTATCAACTACCAGCCTCCAACTGTTGTTCCTGGTGGTGATCTCGCCAAGGTGCAAAGGGCAGTGTGCATGATCTCAAACTCGACTAGTGTTGCTGAAGTGTTCTCTCGTATTGACCACAAGTTTGACCTTATGTATGCCAAGAGAGCTTTTGTTCACTGGTACGTGGGTGAGGGTATGGAGGAAGGTGAATTTTCCGAAGCCCGTGAGGATCTTGCTGCTCTTGAGAAAGATTATGAAGAAGTGGGTGCTGAGGCTGATGGAggtgaagatgatgatgaggGAGAGGAGTACTAG
- the LOC115712214 gene encoding uncharacterized protein LOC115712214, with protein sequence MEKKKKEHKLASAYSQEPDTNDHSNKEDQDEQTVGNNIKTLCPSNDNATSENNHHTPVLQWPYTPQNNAAVDQSPLASKPHIHTQSPSPVIISQWHFPHQHQQNLTNLQVPQGQLPLNYTQPTPPFWLPQRTAHTYPGMNVPSPAFSPYEITWQAPAAGLGSASTAQNQVPSVCYPFGYSYQGLPGPCDPLSLWGQGQGQAQQSQPLCTYAFPGTYNYFPSPPSVMLNSSTSTGQVIQRGVIKTTAKLSQKHQQLWDAQSAENVQLWNVINQLQSEIGDYKNQLTRLEAEVSSFKPKVEEPPARTSGTAVAGQPSKRGRPKRSVASVDAGASPDESHRRARARKSATSKVQSETKEHIYEKVVLNKIEDVDKSRQSLATIATIEQRYSENMLNNNAANSSGNVEINGRNLMMPSFSNQAPQICGMVLTPSSEMKCSSDKSTEPKTAYSILSQQATAMSTNSNRSSAGYLSATVNGNLGWSTANVTSEEAERKMLSIGCQGFYNSNVIRQEGKLVPGWSFVNGEDASEELEDAAVLGSAKDENEEMEEDGSSETEDIVETKDDGANNEDVAVGTSPKGLSPLNNW encoded by the exons ATggagaaaaagaagaaggaaCATAAACTAGCTTCTGCTTATAGTCAAGAACCAGACACGAATGATCACTCT AACAAGGAAGACCAAGATGAACAAACTGTGGGGAATAATATCAAAACTCTTTGCCCTTCAAATGACAATGCAACATCAGAAAATAATCACCACACCCCAGTTCTTCAGTGGCCATATACACCTCAGAATAATGCTGCTGTTGATCAGTCTCCATTGGCATCAAAACCCCATATTCATACTCAATCACCTTCACCTGTCATCATAAGCCAATGGCATTTTCCCCATCAGCATCAGCAGAATTTGACCAACCTTCAGGTCCCCCAAGGCCAGCTCCCATTGAATTATACCCAACCAACACCTCCCTTTTGGTTACCTCAACGAACTGCTCACACCTATCCGGGCATGAATGTGCCTTCACCAGCATTTTCTCCATATGAGATTACTTGGCAAGCTCCTGCTGCAGGACTAGGAAGTGCATCAACAGCTCAAAATCAGGTTCCCAGTGTGTGTTATCCTTTTGGATACTCATACCAGGGCCTTCCAG GCCCTTGTGATCCATTATCATTATGGGGTCAAGGTCAAGGTCAAGCACAACAATCTCAACCTCTATGCACATATGCATTTCCAGGAACTTATAATTACTTTCCTTCACCACCTTCAGTAATGCTTAACAGTTCCACATCTACTGGACAAGTCATTCAAAGAGGAGTAATTAAAACAACAGCAAAACTTTCTCAGAAGCACCAGCAACTTTGGGATGCTCAA TCAGCAGAGAATGTTCAGCTATGGAATGTAATCAATCAATTGCAATCAGAGATAGGTGATTACAAGAACCAGTTAACAAGGCTAGAAGCAGAAGTTTCTTCTTTCAAGCCAAAAGTAGAAGAGCCTCCTGCTAGAACTTCCGGGACTGCAGTAGCTGGGCAACCATCAAAGAGAGGAAGACCAAAGAGGTCAGTTGCATCAGTTGATGCTGGAGCTTCTCCTGATGAGTCTCATCGCCGAGCCAGAGCTAGGAAATCAGCCACATCTAAGGTTCAGTCTGAGACCAAAGAACATATTTATGAAAAGGTTGTTCTAAATAAGATTGAAGATGTAGACAAGTCACGCCAGTCCCTTGCTACTATTGCTACTATAGAACAAAGGTACAGCGAAAACATGTTAAACAATAATGCTGCAAATTCCAGTGGCAATGTGGAGATTAATGGAAGAAATCTTATGATGCCATCATTTAGTAATCAAGCTCCTCAAATATGTGGAATGGTACTCACACCCTCTTCTGAAATGAAATGTAGCAGTGATAAGTCCACCGAACCGAAAACTGCCTACTCAATTCTCTCTCAACAAGCCACAGCAATGAGCACTAATAGCAACAGAAGCTCTGCTGGTTATCTGAGTGCAACTGTTAATGGGAATCTTGGCTGGTCTACTGCTAATGTTACTTCTGAAGAAGCTGAGAGAAAGATGTTAAGTATAGGCTGTCAAGGTTTCTACAACAGTAATGTAATCAGACAAGAAGGAAAGCTTGTTCCTGGATGGAGCTTTGTGAATGGAGAGGATGCTTCTGAAGAGCTTGAAGATGCAGCTGTATTAGGATCAGCAAAGGATGAAAATGAAGAAATGGAAGAAGATGGCAGCTCAGAAACCGAAGATATTGTTGAAACGAAAGATGATGGCGCCAACAATGAAGATGTTGCAGTAGGTACTAGCCCCAAAGGTCTTTCTCCTTTAAATAATTGGTGA
- the LOC115712228 gene encoding uncharacterized protein LOC115712228, protein MAPAQIEIINTAYQAMKPPKKPPTTTKLVCFSFAAYAKNLIQNLRCSDLPVAGGLSNVEFSSIESLFNFTFPPDLRSILREGLPIGSGFPNWRSSSHQQLHILINLPILGLLKQISRRNFWFESWGPFPDDINQALEIAKKFLTKAPVLVPLYRNCYIPSTPNAAGNPIFYVDGDEVWILSYDITRFFQDFEFLNGGGGIRRSSEYTRVNAPAWAATTAREIEFWTEVASKKRTVNSAASSTWWSRDEELGGCLEEVFQRLRGGGWREEEVREMMMMDGYDDDKEDDQKREVVIECGEGVGGVDLEEAMAWHVRTLSVVLLRAGWTMEDVVYSLDLPNDEEEVAVLDEKPTTTTLQPSHAQDFQLHCRSNPSESNLQQSMHLQSLEV, encoded by the coding sequence ATGGCTCCCGCACAAATTGAGATAATCAACACGGCATATCAAGCCATGAAGCCACCGAAGAAGCCACCGACCACAACCAAGCTCGTCTGTTTCTCCTTCGCCGCTTACGCTAAAAACCTAATCCAGAATCTCCGCTGCTCCGACCTTCCCGTCGCCGGAGGCCTCTCCAACGTCGAATTCTCCTCCATCGAGTCACTCTTCAACTTCACCTTCCCTCCCGATCTCCGTTCCATCCTCCGTGAAGGTCTTCCGATCGGCTCTGGTTTTCCTAATTGGCGTTCCTCTTCTCATCAACAGCTTCACATTCTCATCAACCTTCCGATCCTCGGTCTCCTAAAGCAAATCTCTCGAAGGAATTTCTGGTTCGAATCTTGGGGACCTTTTCCCGACGATATCAATCAAGCCTTGGAGATAGCCAAGAAGTTCTTGACCAAAGCTCCTGTTCTCGTTCCTCTCTACCGAAACTGTTACATCCCGTCGACGCCGAATGCCGCCGGAAACCCTATCTTCTACGTCGACGGCGATGAGGTTTGGATTCTTAGCTACGACATTACCAGATTCTTCCAAGATTTCGAGTTCTTAAACGGCGGCGGAGGAATCCGCCGCTCATCGGAGTATACAAGAGTCAACGCTCCGGCATGGGCGGCGACGACGGCGCGTGAGATCGAGTTTTGGACGGAGGTTGCGAGCAAGAAGCGGACGGTGAATTCGGCGGCGAGTAGCACGTGGTGGAGCCGGGACGAGGAGCTGGGCGGGTGCTTGGAGGAGGTGTTTCAGAGGTTGAGAGGAGGAGGGTGGAGGGAAGAGGAGGTGAgagagatgatgatgatggacgGCTACGATGACGACAAGGAGGATGATCAGAAGAGGGAGGTAGTTATCGAGTGCGGTGAAGGTGTAGGAGGAGTCGACTTGGAGGAGGCCATGGCGTGGCACGTGCGGACGCTCTCGGTGGTTTTGTTACGTGCGGGGTGGACCATGGAAGATGTGGTGTACTCTCTTGATCTTCCAAACGACGAAGAAGAGGTTGCCGTTTTGGATGAGAAACCAACGACAACTACTCTCCAACCTAGCCATGCCCAGGATTTTCAGCTTCATTGTCGTTCTAATCCAAGTGAGAGTAACCTCCAGCAGTCGATGCACTTGCAGTCTCTTGAGGTTTGA